The genome window CGGACAGCATGAGATTGCCCCCGACGACTTCGATCTTCTGAGCGCTTCCTGCGCTGCCAGTGCGCGCGCTGTCGCGAAGCGCCGCCTGCGCCTGGGGGACGTTCAGCACGCCACCGGATTGCGAAGGGACGAAGACCTCGGAGCGCGCCGTCCGCTCGTTGACGAGATAAGGCGATCCCCCGCGCACCGGGCCGCCCGTTGCCCGTCCCGTCAGCGCGCCTCCGATTATCCCGAAGACGCCGCCCGGATCTCCGAAGCCCAGCATGGCCTTGCTGAACTGCATCCGCGCCATCTCCATCAGAAGCCCGGACAGGGAATCCTTTGCACTGGCAGAGCCGTCGAGAATAGACCCGAATAGATCCGTCATCCGATCGGCCCCGCGCAGCGCGTTTTCCTCGATCAGGCGCAGCTTGTCGGCGGCGCTCTCGGCCCGCATTCCCGCTTCCGTGTAGGACAGCGCCAGGGCGTCAATCTCGGCCGTGAGCGATGGCGTGATCGCCTTGCCCGATGCCTGCGCTTCGTAGAGAAGCTCGGCCCGCTTCCGGGCGTATTCCAGCGCATCGCCTACATCGCGGCCGGATTGCGCGAGGGCCAGGAGTTCGACCGCCTCGCCTTCGAGCCTTGCCATGTCGGAGCGCGTTCGTTCGATCTCGCGCTGATAATCCGAGATTTGAGCGCTGCCCCCACCGCCGCCGCCGGACGATCTGCCACCCCCGCTGGCAGGCTCGGGGGGATTATACCCGAAGTCTATGTCGATCGGCCGGCCCTTGGGACGGGGCGAGGTCGCGCCTTCCTCGGGCCAGTTGCGTTGCTGCCAGTCCTCGAAGCTGCCGCCCCTGTCGCGGGGATCGCCGCCGCGCCCGCTGCCGCTTGTAGGCAGGGTGGAGCGGAACGCCCGCGCCTCGGCCGATGCCGCCGCGAGAGCCGTGGCGATCCGGTCAATGTTCGAGATGACGCCGCCGAACTGTGCCGCATCCACGTCGCTCAGGCCGCCCAGAAGATCCCGCGCCTCGCCGATGACTTCGCCGATCTTCTCCTCGAACGCATCCGCCTCGGTCGCGCCGTTCTTGAAGGCCGTCATCTCGCGGTCGATCTCGACGAGGAGGTCGGCCAGCTCGCGGGCCGTGTCCACGTCCTGCAGATCCATCAGCCTCACGCCCGTAGGTCCGGTCGCCGCGTTGATCGCCGCGAAGAGCCCTTCATAGGCGGAGGCGATATCCTCCACGTCATCCGAGACGCCGATCGAGCCTGCCGCGTCCGCGACCTTGGCAACCGCATCGGCGAGCCCCACGACGATGGACTTCGTGAGCGACGAGATCCGTTGACCGACTTCAGCAAACTTGCGGTCAAGCTCCACCGCCTTGGCGATGGCCTCGTCATCCATCACCGCGCCCAGCTCGTGCGCGCGGCTCACCAGGCCCCGGATGCCGCTCTCGCCCTGCGACAGCAGCTCGACGAAGCGCTCGCCGCCGGTGCCGCCGAAGACCTCATCCGCCACCCGGATCTGCGCGGCGCGGTCGAGATCCTCCATGCGCCCGATCAGGTCGAGGAATAGCTCTTGCGGTTCTTTGAGGCGGCGCGCCAAGTCACGGGCACCGTAGCCCAGCCGGTTGAACGCCTCGGCGGCCGATCCCCCGCCCGTCTCGATGAACTCGTCGGCCCGAAGCTGCAATTCCTTGAGCCCGTCCGTAAGCTGGTCCACCTCGATCCGGTTCGTCTCCGCCACGAATTTCAGTTCCTGGAACGCCTGCACGCTCACGCCCGCGCGTCGGGCCTGCGCGTCGAGGTCGGCGAGGCTGCGGATTGCCTGCGATGCCCCCTTCGTCAGTGCGCCCACGCCGGTCACCACGGCCCCGATCGCGAAGGCCTTGCCCATTGCTCCGATGCGGCTCGTGGTCGAAGCGAGCGCCTGGTTGATGCGGCCCGTGGACCGCACCATGTCCCGCTCCATCGACCGCGTGGCGCTTTGCGAACGCTGTTGCAGGTTACGATAGGTGCCGGTGCCCTGCCGCTCGGCCTTCGCCATGTTGCGCTCGAAGTCCCGGATACGGGCCTCCAGCGCGACGATCAGGCGTTCATCATCCATGGGTAATCCTCACGCTGTATAGAGATCATCGGTGAACCAGTCGGCTTCGGTCACGAGGCCGGTCTCGTCGGCGGCGCAGCGGGCCACGGCCATCGCGGTGGCAACGGCCCCGTCGATCTTGTCGCCCGACTTGCCCTTGTGGAACGATCGGTTCCCCGCCGGGTCGATCCGAAGCTGGATGTTCGAGAAGTTCCAGCGCAGGACCGGGTGCCCGCCATGCACGAAGGTGCGGGCGAGGATGGCGCGCTCCAGCTCCTTCACCGCAGGGGCCATCGTCACCCATCCCTGCCGGAACTCGGTCACTGGGAAGCCATCATCGTTGAGATTGCCCATCATGTGCCGCCCGTAGGTCGGATCGAAGGCGATCTCGCGCACGTTGAAGCGGGCGCAAAGCTCGCGGATATGCTCCTCAACGGCCCTCAGATCGACCGTATTGCCGGGCGTCGGGATGATGAAGCCTTCCTCGGCCCATGTGACGTAATCGACGCCGTGCAGCTCGCCCCGGCCGCGCAGGTTGTCCTCGGGGCAGAAGAAGAACGCCGCGACCTGGTATCCGTCATCGCCATCTCGCCAGCACGCGACGACCGCCGTCAGGTCCTCGTTCTTCGACAGGTCCACCCCGATGAAGCAAGGGGCCTGCACCATATCAAGCTCTTTGAGATCCACCTCCCTCGTGCCGTCGTCATAGACGTGCATCTCGACGAAGGGCGAGGTCGATTGGTCGAGCCAGCGATTGAGGTTGAACTGCATGAAGCTGTCGCGATCGGCGGGTGAGTTCTCGGCCTTCATCGCCTTGTCCCGGAAGGCCGCGAGGTCGGGATAG of Palleronia sp. LCG004 contains these proteins:
- a CDS encoding terminase large subunit, which gives rise to MISPSWIDDGSEIPDPMGYGERAVKWLRRLKHPKNPALGHPFQLDPWQERIVRRIYGPRHEDGTRVVRRVVLLLPRGNRKTSLGAGLTLLHLIGPEREPGGLIVSAAAAHEQAKELYNEASLIVQHDRRLQKHLSIRDYVSRIAFKAHGVRYQAVAAEGKVLHGKTPNVVIADELHAWEGRAGLRQWEALDSALVKVPGTLMIIASTSGRGQENLAWQQVSYALKVQKGEVDDPATLPVIFMAEPGDDWQDEEVWHATNPGLRHGYPDLAAFRDKAMKAENSPADRDSFMQFNLNRWLDQSTSPFVEMHVYDDGTREVDLKELDMVQAPCFIGVDLSKNEDLTAVVACWRDGDDGYQVAAFFFCPEDNLRGRGELHGVDYVTWAEEGFIIPTPGNTVDLRAVEEHIRELCARFNVREIAFDPTYGRHMMGNLNDDGFPVTEFRQGWVTMAPAVKELERAILARTFVHGGHPVLRWNFSNIQLRIDPAGNRSFHKGKSGDKIDGAVATAMAVARCAADETGLVTEADWFTDDLYTA